The following nucleotide sequence is from Mycobacterium sp. 3519A.
TTCGACAGAGAGCCGACGTGGCCGTCGATATCCTGGTCGGATCGCGCGAGGGTGTCGACCATCGGGTCGTCTCCTTTGGGTGGAATATTTTTGAGACTAACAGTATCGGTCCGAGACCGATAGTCTTGTTTTCCCCGTCGGAGGTGATGTAAACGAGATGACGGCCACAAGTAGCGATCCACGGCCTGCCAGGTCGCGGGCCCGGTTACTGGACGCCGCAACGACGCTGCTGCGATCGGGCGGGCCGAGCGCGGTCACGATCGAGGCCGTCACCCGTAGTGCCAACGTAGCGAGAGCGACCCTGTATCGCCACTTCGGCAGCGCCAACGACCTTCTGGCTGCGGCGTTCGCGAGTCTGCTGCCGCCCGCACCGATGCCGCCGGCGGAGGGAAGCCTGCGCGATCAGTTGATCGCGGTGGTGGTGGGGTGGGCGGAATCCATCGCCGAGGTGCCCGCGATGCTCACGGCGATGACCTGGCTCGCATCAGGGCCGGACGCCGTCTCGACCGATGTGGGACAACACGATTCGGACGCCGTCGGCACCCTGCGGTCGCGGATCATCCAGCTGTACTCGGCGCCGTTCCAGGCGCTGTTCGAGACACCGCAGGCCGCCGCTGAACTCGACGAGGTGGACCTCATTCAGTCGATCGCCCTGTTGATCGGTCCGCTGATCCTCGGCCGGCTCTCCACGTTCGCCGACTTCGACTACCGCAGCTGCGCTGAGGCTGCCGTCGACGGGTTTTTAGCCACCCACGCCAAGAATCACTTGAGCGAGTAGCGAATCGGCAGGTGCTTGAGCCCGCCGACGAACGTCGTTGCGGAAAGCTCTGGCGTGCCTGCCAATTCGATGGACTCCAGCCGCGGG
It contains:
- a CDS encoding TetR/AcrR family transcriptional regulator — its product is MTATSSDPRPARSRARLLDAATTLLRSGGPSAVTIEAVTRSANVARATLYRHFGSANDLLAAAFASLLPPAPMPPAEGSLRDQLIAVVVGWAESIAEVPAMLTAMTWLASGPDAVSTDVGQHDSDAVGTLRSRIIQLYSAPFQALFETPQAAAELDEVDLIQSIALLIGPLILGRLSTFADFDYRSCAEAAVDGFLATHAKNHLSE